The Candidatus Obscuribacter sp. genomic interval GATATTGCGCAAGCTAGACCTGGATGAAGCCTGTGCCATTGCCGAAGAAACCGGGCAGATGATTGGTAAAGTGCTGATTATGTCGGGCTTTATCACCAAAGAAGATTTGCAGGCGGCTGTCGAGGCTCAAGCCCTGGTGCGCGATGGGCATCTGGAGTTAGAACTCTCCTTTGTGGCACTATCGGCAGCCTCGCGCAACCATATCACTCTTGACCAGGCTCTCGATCAACTAGGCTGGCATCCACAGCTGACAATGCCCTCTGCCAGGTTGGGAGAGCTGTTGCTTGCTAGTGGAGCGGTCAGTCCAGACCAGCTCAGCCGTGCGCTGGATGAAGTACGTGAGACTATCAATCCGCTTGGTGGTGTGCTCATATCTATGGGTGTTATCGACGAGCAATTACTCAAACAAGCGCTCGATGTACAAACCGAAATCCGCGCAGGCAAAGTAACAAAGCCAGATGGTATCAACAGACTCAGCAGTATGGCAAAGGCGCATGGGTAGACATTAGTCTCACTAGTCGTCGCAAGCTGCGGTAAAGCACATCGAGAGATTTTGTTTCAGGGTTAACCCCATCGACTCGTGGTGCCCTTTGACGTATAGTTGCCGCTGAGCTGCTGACAACCAAATTTTACTAAGTGGCTCCAATTTCCAAATTCATTTTGTCCTGCTTTAGCAAAAGCCAGGACCATATCAACGCACCTTCAAATAGGGGATTTTTCTATGAATGACCAAGATACGCTTAGTAACGAAAGCCCTCCGGGGACCAATAGTCCTAATCATCAATTTGCGCCCTGCTCCTGCTGTATGGCATTGGCTCAGGTGCGCATGGTCGGCATGCCAGTTACAGGCCAGCCCGGTCTAGTCGATGGCTCTACTGGTCATGATCACAGTGGCAGTAACGGCAACGGGAATGGAAATAATTCACGAGCTAAGACAAGGAAAGGCATTTCGTTCGGGTTGCCTGGTATCTATGCTAGCAAGAAGGAAGGTGGTGATGCTGCGCCGCGTCGCACCGAGTCTGGCAATAAACCTATCGATGTAGCGCAGGACTCTGAGAATGGTGCAAAAGCAGGACCTACAGATGGACCTGCTGAACCATCCGCTGAAGACGCTGCCAAAGCTGCCACTGACGAGTGGCATGATGATCTTGGTATACCTAAGGAGCGCAGTCTGTGGCAGGGCTTCGATGGCAAAGCGGTGATGATCTTTGGTGTGCTTTTGCCGGTCTTACTCACAACTGTATGCTGCGCGTCGGCGCCCAAGCGTATCACTCTACTTTTACTAAACCATCCACTTGAGACCTCAGTCGAGCTATTTTTGATCTCGGCAATTCCAATTACTATTTTGTTTATCTGGTCCTCGCTGTGCAAAAATAACATAAGCTACACCCTTGGCCGTGGTATCGCTCTCGGTGCTTCCGTCGGTAGTGCACTTGTAGTAGCTGGGGTCTGTCTGGCAGCGTTGTTTAATGGCTCAACTGAGTTGCAAGATTTTATTGGCACAGACTTTTCCACCGGCTTCTGCTGGCTGGCTTTTATGGCTCTGGGCGCGGCTTTTGTCGGTCTGTTCTTAGCCAATCGCATGCGTCTCGCCAGACACTTTGACGCAGCGCGCGTTCAGGTAGTGGCCTACACATTCTTTGGTGTTCTCCTATCTGTATTGGGCTTCATTGGTGCAGAGTCACGCCCCTGGCAGATTCGCCTGGCTCAAGTAAAAGCCGTCTCGACCGAGGCTAAGGAGCGCAATGAAGGATTGCGCGAGCTGAGAGCGCTGGCACCAGAACGCGAATTGCGCATGGAGTGCTCAGATCAGCGTGCAGCAGGATTAGCGGGGTTATTCATGCCCCTTAAGCCATCCAGCGAATTGGAATTGTATTTCGCTGTGACCGGTAAGCCATTTAGCTTTCGCGAGGAAAATACCAAAGACATCTCCTACATGCCGGACGACGACTTCAGGCGTCGCATCGTCGGTGAACCTGTAAAAGGACTCTCCTTAATACGCTCAACCCTTGATGGAGCGGTGCATCCTCATACGCTGTCATCTACACTCAATTGGACCTTTGTATTTAAAAACGATACTTCTCAGGCCCAGGAGGTGCGCTCCGAGATTATGGTGCCACCAGGGGCAGTGGTTACAGGGCTGACCCTGTGGAGGCAAGGTGAACCACAACCGGCAACAATAGCGGCAGCCGGTAAAGCTGAGGGATTCGCTGAATCAAACTGGACTCAGGTAGGCCACGACGGCCCAGCCATTATCTCTGACCTGGGTCGCGGTAGAATGCTCATGCATTGCTTCCCGGTTTCACCGGCTGAAGAATTGAAAGTAGCTGTTAAGCTGGTGGTGCCACTCAAGCCGGACGGCTCCAAAGCAGCCACCCTGAGCCTGCCTTCAATTCTTGCCTCAAATTTTAAGACCAAAGGCTTCAGTCATCTTCTCAAACTGCGCTCGCCCTTAAAGCTAGCAAGCGTCCAGGGCAATTTTAAAAATGGCTCAAGCGGCACTGCTCTAGAGACTCTTGAAGGAGCGTTTACAGATGAGCAGCTGCAAGCAAGCAACATCAATATTAAGGTTGCCCGCAACGAAATGACCAAGCCCATTGTTGTTTTAGACAAAGTGGCAGTGGCTCTTGCTCAACAAGATGAAAAAAGACGCGCTGAACAGGCAAGACTGGCTCGTGAGTCAAACGCCGCTCAGGCTGAGCGTCAAATTATAGTGATGATTGACGGCTCTAAAGGTGTCAACGGACAGCTTGCTGATATCAACAAAGCTCTCGACGGCAAACCCGCTGGCAGAGTAAACCATAAGCAAATCATCAAAACAATTCCGCCACACTACATTGTGCAAAACGTCACGAGAGTGGCTGCACCAGCACCGCATCATCTGGTGGTGGTAGTAGACGGCTCGGCAGCTGTAAAACAATATGCCGAACAAATAACACAGGCTCTGACAACATTGCCTTCGGGCATACCCACTGATGTAATTGTCGCCTCTCAGGAGCATGACAAATTTAGCAAAGCAATGCCTTTAGCCCAAGCCCTGGCCGAGCTGAAGAAAGTAGACTTTGTCGGTGGTCAGAACAATTTGCAGTCCGTAATCAACGCGTCGGAACTGGCTGGTGACCGCAAAGGCGGCGCAGTGCTCTGGATACATGGACCACAACCCAATCTCAACGAAGAAATCTACATTATGTCGCAGTACACTGCCTCACCGACCTTCTACGAATTGCCGGTAGGTAGCGGCGACACCGATACTTTCGACTTCTTCAAAAACCACAGCGAAATTGGACCATTTAGTCAGGTGCCAAGGAATACCAATAGTTTGTCGGCAGATCTTGCTGCCTTCTTCTCAAAATGGAAACCAAACAGCAATGACTACGCCGTAACCATCTGCCAGACCACTCAATTGCCAGAGGGCGGAACTACAGTATCTGACCAGGAAGCACAGGAATTGGTGGCTCTAGGTGCCAAGTCTCAGTGTGATGGGTTTATTTCAAGTAAACACATTCGCAAAGCGGCAAGAGTTGCTGTCGCCTACGGAGTGGTATCACCGGTGTCATGTGCCCTGGTGACAAACTCTGCTGCAAATACCGAGGACAACGCCGACGACACCATCGAGCCTGCAGCCGATAAAGCTCAGACGCAGTTGGGAGCAGGCTTTAGCAGTGGCGGTGGCACCGGTGGCAGTGGGTCTAATTCTCCGATACAAGGAGCCACAAACGGCACCATTGCTCCTGCGGGTGCAGATGCCACCTACGTGATGGGTGTGAATACGGCTGGAACTGTACGAGTCAATAACCTTGCCAATCTTGAAGCCATGCTGAACATCATCGCCAACCTGGGCGAAATCGGATGTGCCATAGCTGGTCTTGTGATAGCAATACACGGATTCGTCAGAAGAGGTCGATGGAGCACCGATATGATGGGCCATGAAATGCAATTCTCATCCGGTCAGCGCATCGCTTTTGGTGTGTGCTTGATCCTTGCGGGTCTTGCCATGCCGGGACTGATCAATTGGTTCGTTGCATCGGCACGGGATGCGGCTCTGTTTAACTAAAAGGAGAGTTGATCGAAATAGCTGCAACGCATAGTAAGTGGCTGGAGAAGGGGATGGATTCTGAGGAATTCGTCCCTTTCTCATTTGTGAGCATAGTGCTGTAGTGTCCGTTCGGATACTGGTTGCTGAATGGTTTCAATACAACCTGCCGGAAATTCGATAATCTCTCCTGATACAATTAATCGCCTACTAGCGCCGGGGCTGCGTCCCTTTTTGGAGATTAGACTTGAAAACGCCATCGATTTGTTTATTACTTCTGCCGCTAACTATGATATTCGGTACATTGCCAGCATTTGCTGATGCCAGCTTTGATGCCTTCTTTGTAAAATTCAAGGCATCAGTAGTCAAAAGAGATAAGGCGGCGGTTGCCTCCATGACAAAGTTGCCGTACTTACTAGATACCAAACAACTAAACAAAGAACAGTTCATCGCAAAGTACGACCAGTTATTTCCGAAGGCTACTGTGAAATGCTTTGCTAAAGCCAAGGCTATTGCGGATCAAGGCAGCTACTTGGTTTTTGTGGTGATGATATCTATTACTTTAACAAAGAAAAGGGTACATGGCAGTTTACTGAAATCGGTGTTAATGACTAGCAGGTTGTTTTGCACTAGAGGGCTACGGATTTATAGTGGAATACACGAAAGATCCTGCATGGACAGAACTCATGAAACTGGCAAAAAGGCATTTCCCTAAGCCATAATCGAATTCAAAGTATTGGTCAGAGGCAGCTTCGGCTTTTCTCTTGCACGCATACTCGCTTTAGAGTCTATGGAGCTTTTCCTAGCGGATATTTGTGAGTTATTCGTATCCTTGGACCGATCGGGTCACCGTCCCTTATTTCTTCTTCGGTTCGGAAAGCTTCACCCGTCACGTTCTATTTCACTCGACTCATACCAACTTGAGTGGAGTCTTTGAAATTTACGAGAAATCCTTGTTGCATACTGGCCCAAAGGGTTATAGGTGTAACTCTCGAATTGCTCTTTGGGTGTGGTCTAGCAGGGGTTAGTTCATAGATTGTGGCATCGCGAAAGACAGATAAAAGTGCCAATTTGGCAGATTTATCAATGGCTGGATTTCCAGACGATTGGTCTAACTTAAGATCGGTAATTGTTCCGGTTGTATCGATTCTAAATCTATAGATCGCTGGTCGATTAAATACAGCATTGGACTCATTCTGCCACTGAGCCGAAAGCCTTGTAGAGCATAAATCCAACCATTGCTGCGCAGTCAAAGAAGCGACATGGTGGTGATTTCTGATTTGCACATCGTAAGGAAATTTAGCCTCAGCAAATGGTGCTGCTAAAACTACACAGCCAGCCATTAAAGTGCTCAATAGTAACTTACTCATTAGCTTCTCTCCTAATGCTAGATTTACTATACGATAGGGGTTGGCTAGTTGCAAATGAGCTTAAAACCGCGTCCCCTCAGTAAAGTTGAAATCGCGCACGAGCATCATTGGCACCACCGCTGGTTGCCCTTCTTCTCCGGCAGTACGCAAGCTTGGTCCCATGGCGATGACGTTGTTGAGCAAATCTAGCAAGCTGATGTTAAAGCGCAGATTTTTAATTGGCCTCACAATGGCGCCGTTTTGCACCAAAAATGTACCATCGCGAGTCATACCGGTGATTAGTTTGGTAGCAGGATCCACTTCGCGCACATACCAGACTCTAGTGAGCAGCACCGCTACATCCTTACCCTGCACAAGACTTAGCATGTCCTGGATAGTCGATGTGCCGCCTTCGACTACGATATTGGCCGGCATCTCGCCATAGCCTGTTGGCTGCGGCAGCGCATGTCCAGTGCTTTTGGCCTGCATCTTGGCTGCTGATTGGCGACTATGTACCAGTCCTGTCAGCACCCCTCTTTGCACAAGTGGCAGACTCATCCTGGCTTGCCCCTCACCGTCAAAAGGGCTGCCACACTGGAGTGGATGGCAGACATCGTCATAGATAGTGACATTGTCGCCAAAGACTTTTTGTCCTACTTTGTCGAGCAAGCATGAGAGTTTGTCGATGTGGCTTGTGGCGCTAAAGTCCCACCACAGCTGGCAGAGCAAATCGAGTACGGCGGCTCTCTCCAGTATCGCCATGTATTTGCCCGGAGGGAGGCTCTCAGGATTTTGCGCTTTAATAGTTTTGGCGATGACACGCTCAGTCATGTCTTTTACTTTTATATCGAGCGCTTTTGGAGCATGAGCTTTTGCCCAGCTGGTGATGCCGTCTTTGCTTATGGTCAAGCTGCATTCGCAGCTGGATTCGCGGTAATAGTTAAAGAGTCCATTGCTGTTGCCGATTGCTTCAAAATTGGCTCCAGTACAGTACACACCGGCAGCAGATAGATTGCTGGCTTTAGCTAGACTGATGATTTCTCCAATCTTTTGAGCCCGGTCTGCAGCTGTCTCTGAGGCTGTCGCTTTGTCGTAGCGCACGGGGAGTTTGTCATCTTTGTCTTTTTTGCTTTTAGATGGTAGCGGTAAAATTTGCTCATCACGGTCTAGCAATTTGACTGCTTCAAAAGCACTCTCGACTAGTTTGGTCAGTCCTTTGTCGCTTAAATCCAGCGTCTCCAGCCGTACTTGTCTTTGATCTTGTAAGACTCTTAGAGCCACAGTGGTTATGTCTGGTGCCTGGTTTTGTGTGACTTCGTTGTTGGCAAAGCGTGACGTTGCGACGTTTGAGCCTGTGATGCTGACTTCTGCTTGAGCCGGATGTTTTTTACTTGAGTGTTTGGCACACAGCTCAAGGACAAAATCGACAATTTTTTTAGACTGGCTTTCACTGAGCATGATTGGTCCTCTTATGCCTTGGCGCCAGAGCCGGAGATGCCTACAGTGAGCTTGCGAAATCTAGCTGGGCTAGCTCCGTGTCCAGTCCACATGACTTGCATTGGTTGCCCTTTGCCGCAGTTTGGTGTGCCCCAGTAGGTGTAGTCGCTCTCTGAGCAAATTGCATCGCAAGTATTCCAAAATACGGGTGTGATGCCGCTGTAGCTGGGGTTTTTTAGCATTCTTGTGCGTTTGCCTTTTTTGAATTCCCAGGCAATCTCGGTAGAAAATTGGAAGTTAAATCTCATGCTATCAATGGACCAGGATTTATTGGTCTCCATATAGATGCCTGAGCCAGTGTCCTCAATAAGCTCTTGCAGGGTGCCTGCATTACCAGGTAAAAGCGAGATATTAGTCATGCGAATAATTGGCACAAATCTCCAACTCTCGGCTCTCATGGCTCCGCCTGAGCGCGGTAAACCAATTGATAAAGCAGTATCTCGACTGCTGAGATAGCCCTCAAACATGCCGTCTTTGACTAGATAAGTGCATTGAGCTGCCACACCCTCATCATCAAAACCAAAACTGCCGAGAGCACCGGGAGCGGTGGCATCGGCCACGAGGTTGACTATGTCGCTACCGTATTTAAGATTGTTACGCAGGTCTGGTGTCAAAAACGAGGCGCCAGCAAAGTTTATCTCTTGCCCAAGAGCCCGGTCTAACTCGCTGGGGTGCCCCATTGATTCGTGTATTTGCAGACCGAGTTGACTGGAGCCTATGATTGTATCTATCTCACCCTGCGGGCAGTTTGCTGCCGTGAGCAATGCTACAGCTTCTTCGGCTATTTGCTGGGCATGACCGGGGAGGTCCCAGTTTTGTACCATTTCATAGCCGGCTAACTCGTACTGACCAAACGAGCAGGGATAGGAGCGCCTCTGTCTCTCTTGCGCTGAGCTAGCACTGGCGGCAATAAGACAACCGCTACGAATGGCTATCTGTCTTACTCTTGTGCCTTCGGAGCTGGCAAAATATTTGTCATCGCGAATAAAGTGCAACATTCCTTGCGCTAAAGTGACGCCTTTTACTGCCAGCATTGTTTTGGCACAATCGATAAGCAGTGCGCACTTTGTCTCGACACTGACACTAAAAGGGTCGACTTTGTGGGGTGATACCCAGGTGGCATTGTAGATGGGTTCTGGCGCCAGTTGCAGCGGCTTTTGCATTAGTGTGCCGCTAGCTTTTGCTACCTCGACTGCGGTTTTAGCGCACTCAATGATGGCTTTTTTGTTGAGTTTTTGTGTGGCAGCAAAACCCCAGCCACCACCGGCGATGACACGGATGCCGATGCCCAGGCTATTGCCGCGGTTAAATACCGATACAGTGAGGTTTTTGGTTTCGATTAGTTCGCTTGACTGATCTATCAGTCTGGCGTCTGCATAGGTGGCGCCGTAGTGTTTGGCCGCATCGAGTGCGATATCGAGATAATCAAACATTTTTAGTGCCTTTTGAAGAAATCCCAGATTACTTCAGATGCACTGATATCGCGGCAAGTCTCGCCCACCATGCCCTTTGAGAGTGTTGGAATTGAGCCTGGCCAGGTATGACCGCCGCCTTCTATACCGTAGACTACTACTTCGCTGCCGCGCAGTCCGCCGCCAAACGTCGCCACTTTGACGCGACAGTTGTCTGTCGGGTCGGTGTCTGGCAAATCTATTGATGTCGGTACTTTGCTGCCGCGGTTGCCTGTTTGCCAAAATACCGCAGCCTGGCTGGCCGATATCAACATGCCACGGTCTTTAAAATGTTTGTAGTGGATTGGTCCACCCTTAAAGGGCACAAGAGGATCGTTTAGTCCCAGTATATAAAGGACGCTCATTGGTTTAAGAGAAGGGCGCCCACTGGCAATGAGTGCTGGCAGTGTAGCAGCCACAGAGGCTACCGCCGCAATCTTAGTGGGCAGTTGCAGGGCTACATACTGGGCAAAAAAGCCGCCATTGCTGATGCCGCAGGCATAGATATGCTGGCTATCGGCGCGGTATTTGCGCTCCATATGGTCAATGATATTTTTGACAAAGTCGACATCATCAAAGCGGTTTTGTCCCTCGACATTGCGACCGTCATACCAGTGCCTATCTATGCCTTGTGGATAGACAACGATAAAGCCATCGCGGTCGGCGATGCTGTTAAACCCGGTCATCTGGTCCATGCGCGAGGCCAGTCCCAGTCCACCGTGGAAGACCATAACCATGGGCAAGCAGGGAGGCGGGTTGCCGGATGCGATTGTTTGCATCACCTGTGGTGGCAGGTGGATATAAAAGTCACGCATGATGCCATCAGATGGCACTCTCTCTGCAAAGAGTCCGTCGGCAGCACTGTTTTGCGACTGTACTGGGTCCAGGGCGTTTTGTGGCTGGATTTTGCTTTTGGCTTTGGCCAGTGCGCTATCACAGTTAGCTAGCGGGATAGTCAAAGACAGCACCGCTAGTAGCGCGGTACTCCAGAGTTTTGCCTTTGCCAGGATGCCAGATTGCACCATTAGCGGTGCGACCCTGAGTGAGTATTTTTGGCGGGTTTTTTAGCCTTCTGGCTGATCACATCCACCATAGACTTTTGGAAGTTGACAAACATTGGGTTGTTCATCGGATCGCCAGCGCCAAAAGCCTTGCTGATTTTGACTGTCATATCCCACATTGCTTCGCTGTTGGTCATCATCAAAAAGCATAGTCCCAGACCAAATGTCATTTGCATGATGAACTTCATCATGCGCCAGCGACTCTCGTTGTATTTGCGTGAAGGCGCTTTGGTGTGAGTTATTTGGCGGTGCTCGCCGGTGATGCGACCCTTGAGCACGCTGTCGGCACCGCCGTCATCTTTGGGGGCGCCGGCCATGGCCATTGCTGGTGCCAGGTCCTTTTGTCCGGTGTGCGGTCTGACAGCGCTGCCACTAAGGCGCTCTGGGGCTTTGTCAGCCAGAGTCTCATCGGTTTTAGGGAGATTGGGCAGGGCGGCCACGAGCTTGTCAGTGGCGATCCAGAGAGCTTGATTGAGGTCACCAGTCTGCTTGCGCAGTGGGTCGAGGATGGCATAGTTGCCATCTGTAATCATCAATAGTTTGCGCACGGCATCCCAGCCGCTCTCATCGGTCAGTGCCAGTTTACCGCCCAGGATAAAGCCAGGCTGGCTGAATAGTACCCGTCCCTGCAAATCAGACTTATTGTCATTTAACCTCAAAATCGGTGTCTGACAAGTCTTGATGCCATTTATGGTGGCAATCACATCGCTAATGGTTTCTTCGGCGTTTATTTGACCTTCAACTATTACATCCACAGTCTCTCTCCAATCATTTGTTTGATCATATACTATGACAATGAAAAAACGAGTCATGTGTGTCTTTGGCACTCGCCCAGAGGCTGTCAAGCTAGCCCCCGTGGTGCATGCCCTTAAAAACTCCGCCGCTCTCACACCGGTGGTGGCAATTACTGCTCAGCATCGCGAGATGCTTGACCAGATGATGAAATGGTTTGATGTCAAGGCAGACTATGACCTTGACTTGATGAAGCATGGTCAGAGTCTGGCTGAGCTGACCAGTCGAGTTTTGACTGGTATGGATGATTTGCTCAAAAAAGACCGTCCCGATTTGCTCCTTGTCCAGGGCGATACGGTCACTGTGATGGCGGCAGCACTGGCCGCCTTTTATCATAAGGTGCCAGTCGGTCACGTCGAGGCTGGTTTGAGGACAAATGATCGGTATAACCCTTTTCCCGAAGAGATGTCCAGGCGTCAGACTGGGCGAATCGCCACTTTACATTTTGCCCCGACTCCGCTGGCTGTAAAAAATCTCGCCAGTGAAGGCATTACCGAAAACGTCTTTATGACTGGCAACACCGTCATCGATGCCCTGCTCGATACGGCTAACCGACTAACCGAAGATACTATCGATCAAAGTCTCTTTGGCGCAGCCGACTTTGAAAAATACAAAGTCTTGCTGGTCACTGCCCATCGCCGCGAAAACTGGGGACAGGGCATGGACGAAATCGCCCTGGCTTTGCGTCAAATTGCTGAAGAATTCCCTGATGTGCAAATACTCTATCCTATCCACCGCAATCCAGTGGTGAGACAGTCCATAGAGCCAGTTTTTGCTGGACAGGAGCGCCTGGTACTGGTGGAGCCTCTTGATTATGTGCCTTTTGTCTCAGCCATGCGCCGCTGTCATTTTATTTTGACTGACTCTGGTGGTGTGCAGGAGGAGGCTCCTGCTCTTGGAAAGCCGGTGCTTGTGATGCGCACAAATACTGAAAGACCAGAAGCAGTTAATGCCGGAGCTGCCAGACTCGTAGGTGTCAATCAAAATACAATCTACGAAGGCGCTCGCGAGCTGATGACATCCAAAAGCCTGTATCAGTCTATGTCTCAGGCAATTAAT includes:
- a CDS encoding TldD/PmbA family protein, with protein sequence MLSESQSKKIVDFVLELCAKHSSKKHPAQAEVSITGSNVATSRFANNEVTQNQAPDITTVALRVLQDQRQVRLETLDLSDKGLTKLVESAFEAVKLLDRDEQILPLPSKSKKDKDDKLPVRYDKATASETAADRAQKIGEIISLAKASNLSAAGVYCTGANFEAIGNSNGLFNYYRESSCECSLTISKDGITSWAKAHAPKALDIKVKDMTERVIAKTIKAQNPESLPPGKYMAILERAAVLDLLCQLWWDFSATSHIDKLSCLLDKVGQKVFGDNVTIYDDVCHPLQCGSPFDGEGQARMSLPLVQRGVLTGLVHSRQSAAKMQAKSTGHALPQPTGYGEMPANIVVEGGTSTIQDMLSLVQGKDVAVLLTRVWYVREVDPATKLITGMTRDGTFLVQNGAIVRPIKNLRFNISLLDLLNNVIAMGPSLRTAGEEGQPAVVPMMLVRDFNFTEGTRF
- the wecB gene encoding UDP-N-acetylglucosamine 2-epimerase (non-hydrolyzing); the protein is MKKRVMCVFGTRPEAVKLAPVVHALKNSAALTPVVAITAQHREMLDQMMKWFDVKADYDLDLMKHGQSLAELTSRVLTGMDDLLKKDRPDLLLVQGDTVTVMAAALAAFYHKVPVGHVEAGLRTNDRYNPFPEEMSRRQTGRIATLHFAPTPLAVKNLASEGITENVFMTGNTVIDALLDTANRLTEDTIDQSLFGAADFEKYKVLLVTAHRRENWGQGMDEIALALRQIAEEFPDVQILYPIHRNPVVRQSIEPVFAGQERLVLVEPLDYVPFVSAMRRCHFILTDSGGVQEEAPALGKPVLVMRTNTERPEAVNAGAARLVGVNQNTIYEGARELMTSKSLYQSMSQAINPFGDGHAATKIVEVIEQFLEAHV
- a CDS encoding TldD/PmbA family protein, giving the protein MFDYLDIALDAAKHYGATYADARLIDQSSELIETKNLTVSVFNRGNSLGIGIRVIAGGGWGFAATQKLNKKAIIECAKTAVEVAKASGTLMQKPLQLAPEPIYNATWVSPHKVDPFSVSVETKCALLIDCAKTMLAVKGVTLAQGMLHFIRDDKYFASSEGTRVRQIAIRSGCLIAASASSAQERQRRSYPCSFGQYELAGYEMVQNWDLPGHAQQIAEEAVALLTAANCPQGEIDTIIGSSQLGLQIHESMGHPSELDRALGQEINFAGASFLTPDLRNNLKYGSDIVNLVADATAPGALGSFGFDDEGVAAQCTYLVKDGMFEGYLSSRDTALSIGLPRSGGAMRAESWRFVPIIRMTNISLLPGNAGTLQELIEDTGSGIYMETNKSWSIDSMRFNFQFSTEIAWEFKKGKRTRMLKNPSYSGITPVFWNTCDAICSESDYTYWGTPNCGKGQPMQVMWTGHGASPARFRKLTVGISGSGAKA
- a CDS encoding prolyl oligopeptidase family serine peptidase: MVQSGILAKAKLWSTALLAVLSLTIPLANCDSALAKAKSKIQPQNALDPVQSQNSAADGLFAERVPSDGIMRDFYIHLPPQVMQTIASGNPPPCLPMVMVFHGGLGLASRMDQMTGFNSIADRDGFIVVYPQGIDRHWYDGRNVEGQNRFDDVDFVKNIIDHMERKYRADSQHIYACGISNGGFFAQYVALQLPTKIAAVASVAATLPALIASGRPSLKPMSVLYILGLNDPLVPFKGGPIHYKHFKDRGMLISASQAAVFWQTGNRGSKVPTSIDLPDTDPTDNCRVKVATFGGGLRGSEVVVYGIEGGGHTWPGSIPTLSKGMVGETCRDISASEVIWDFFKRH
- a CDS encoding TonB C-terminal domain-containing protein, whose translation is MSKLLLSTLMAGCVVLAAPFAEAKFPYDVQIRNHHHVASLTAQQWLDLCSTRLSAQWQNESNAVFNRPAIYRFRIDTTGTITDLKLDQSSGNPAIDKSAKLALLSVFRDATIYELTPARPHPKSNSRVTPITLWASMQQGFLVNFKDSTQVGMSRVK